A genomic stretch from Archangium lipolyticum includes:
- a CDS encoding YtxH domain-containing protein codes for MMKKALLAVALGTLLAGTGCHRNTRERAEDNVEKAGDKVEDTAEKAGDKVEDAAEKAGDKVEDATDD; via the coding sequence ATGATGAAGAAGGCACTGCTGGCCGTGGCGCTGGGGACCCTGTTGGCTGGAACGGGCTGCCACCGCAATACCCGTGAGCGCGCCGAGGACAACGTGGAGAAGGCGGGCGACAAGGTCGAGGACACGGCGGAGAAGGCGGGCGACAAGGTCGAGGACGCCGCGGAGAAGGCGGGCGACAAGGTCGAGGACGCGACCGACGACTAG
- a CDS encoding endonuclease III domain-containing protein, translating to MEAHPREDKQPFDIDVALARVRDSIQGFADAAMFELAARGHASLFEQLVACILSIRTRDEVSLPVSLRLLAQARTPEAMRRLGPERIRALIRPVTFPEPKSATIHAIAVRTVEELGGELPCDAQVLQSFKGVGPKCAHLALGIACGQARISVDIHVHRVTNRWGYVQARTPEQTLAALEAKLPRAHWVELNRLLVPFGKHVCTGTRPQCSTCPVLSMCQQVGVRNPR from the coding sequence ATGGAAGCGCACCCGCGCGAGGACAAGCAGCCCTTCGACATCGACGTGGCGCTGGCGCGGGTGCGCGACTCCATCCAGGGTTTCGCCGACGCCGCCATGTTCGAGCTGGCGGCGCGCGGCCACGCGAGCCTCTTCGAGCAGCTCGTGGCCTGCATCCTCTCCATCCGCACGCGCGACGAGGTGTCCTTGCCGGTGTCCCTCCGGCTGCTCGCCCAGGCTCGCACGCCCGAGGCCATGCGCCGCCTGGGGCCCGAGCGCATCCGAGCCCTCATCCGCCCCGTGACGTTCCCCGAGCCCAAGTCGGCGACGATCCACGCCATCGCCGTCCGCACCGTGGAGGAGCTCGGCGGCGAGCTGCCGTGCGACGCGCAGGTACTCCAGTCCTTCAAGGGCGTGGGGCCCAAGTGCGCCCATCTGGCGCTGGGCATCGCCTGCGGGCAGGCCCGCATCAGCGTGGACATCCACGTGCACCGGGTGACGAACCGTTGGGGTTACGTCCAGGCACGCACGCCCGAGCAGACACTGGCCGCGCTGGAGGCGAAGCTGCCGCGGGCGCACTGGGTGGAGCTCAACCGGCTGCTGGTGCCCTTCGGCAAGCACGTGTGCACGGGCACCCGGCCCCAGTGCTCCACGTGCCCCGTTCTGTCCATGTGCCAGCAGGTGGGCGTGCGCAACCCGCGCTGA
- a CDS encoding GNAT family N-acetyltransferase, translating to MSTELKLRPIESRDDAVVAAIIRQVMPEFGASGPGFALHDPEVNGMSGAYSRPGCAYWVVEDGTGRVLGGGGIAPLDGGEPGICELRKMYFLPELRGRGVGERLVRHCLAFAREAGYRTCYLETLSGMKQAQKLYSRLGFQQLPRPLGATGHFSCDRFYALDLTA from the coding sequence ATGAGCACGGAACTGAAGCTGCGCCCTATTGAGTCGCGGGACGATGCGGTGGTGGCGGCCATCATCCGCCAGGTGATGCCGGAGTTCGGAGCGAGCGGACCGGGCTTCGCCCTCCACGATCCGGAGGTGAACGGGATGAGCGGGGCCTACTCACGCCCGGGATGCGCCTACTGGGTGGTGGAGGACGGGACGGGCCGGGTGTTGGGAGGAGGAGGCATCGCGCCGCTGGATGGCGGCGAGCCGGGCATCTGCGAGCTGCGGAAGATGTACTTCCTGCCCGAGCTGCGTGGGCGCGGCGTGGGCGAGCGTCTGGTGCGCCACTGTCTGGCCTTCGCCCGGGAGGCGGGTTACCGGACGTGCTACCTGGAGACGCTGTCGGGGATGAAGCAGGCGCAGAAGCTGTACAGCCGCCTGGGCTTCCAGCAGCTGCCGCGCCCCCTGGGCGCCACGGGCCACTTCAGCTGCGACCGCTTCTACGCGCTCGACCTGACCGCCTAG
- the argC gene encoding N-acetyl-gamma-glutamyl-phosphate reductase: protein MANKVKAVLIGGTGYGGAEILRRLLFHPHVEVIRVTAVDNIGKKVGDVHFNLAGLTDLSFQELPPAQAVAGADVVFLAMPHKTTAKVVLDIINSGVRIVDLSGDFRLRDAASYAKYYGVDHPAPQMLTDGAFTYGMPELNREAIRKARYIASPGCFATTIALGLMPLAKAGLLTGPIHTVAATGSSGSGANPQITTHHPLRAANLRTYKPLEHQHIPEILQTLRIAGGKEDMSLEFVPVSAPLPRGIFSTSFAEVPASVTQEQLAAAWKSAYGNEPFIRIVGGGRQPEVVGVSGSNYVEVGFTLGPVTGNTRRVVCFSALDNLVKGGAGQSIQSFNLMMGWDERLTLAEPGLWP, encoded by the coding sequence ATGGCCAACAAGGTCAAGGCAGTCCTCATCGGCGGTACCGGCTATGGCGGGGCCGAGATCCTCCGCCGCCTCCTCTTCCACCCCCACGTGGAGGTCATCCGCGTCACCGCGGTGGACAACATCGGCAAGAAGGTGGGCGACGTCCACTTCAACCTCGCCGGGCTCACCGACCTCTCCTTCCAGGAGCTGCCTCCCGCCCAGGCCGTGGCCGGCGCGGACGTGGTCTTCCTGGCCATGCCCCACAAGACCACCGCCAAGGTGGTGCTCGACATCATCAACTCGGGCGTGCGCATCGTGGACCTGTCCGGCGACTTCCGCCTGCGCGACGCGGCCTCCTACGCGAAGTACTACGGCGTGGACCACCCGGCTCCGCAGATGCTCACCGACGGCGCCTTCACCTACGGCATGCCCGAGCTCAACCGCGAGGCCATCCGCAAGGCGCGCTACATCGCCAGCCCTGGCTGCTTCGCCACCACCATCGCGCTCGGCCTGATGCCGCTCGCCAAGGCCGGGCTGCTCACCGGTCCCATCCACACCGTGGCCGCCACCGGCTCCTCGGGCAGTGGTGCCAACCCGCAGATTACGACGCACCACCCGCTGCGCGCGGCGAACCTGCGCACCTACAAGCCGCTCGAGCACCAGCACATCCCCGAAATCCTCCAGACGCTGCGCATCGCCGGTGGCAAGGAGGACATGTCGCTGGAGTTCGTGCCCGTGTCCGCGCCGCTGCCGCGCGGCATCTTCTCCACCTCGTTCGCCGAGGTGCCCGCCTCCGTCACGCAGGAGCAGCTCGCCGCCGCGTGGAAGTCGGCCTACGGCAACGAGCCCTTCATCCGCATCGTCGGCGGCGGCCGTCAGCCCGAGGTGGTGGGCGTGTCCGGCAGCAACTACGTGGAGGTGGGCTTCACGCTCGGCCCCGTCACCGGCAACACCCGCCGCGTGGTGTGCTTCTCCGCGCTCGACAACCTGGTGAAGGGCGGCGCCGGTCAGTCCATCCAGAGTTTCAACCTGATGATGGGCTGGGACGAGCGCCTCACCCTCGCCGAGCCGGGACTGTGGCCATGA
- the argB gene encoding acetylglutamate kinase, with translation MSALTDFRGRWFVVKIGGELAMDKPKLAASVGAAVRAFLDAGIRVTVIHGGGPQATEMQKRLGLQPKMVAGRRYTDEATLEVMKMTLAGQVSVDVASAFRIAGVPALCTTGMSAGLVDAKRRPPKVMSGAGPEPVDLGLVGDITGVDTALFQRIADAGFVPVLGSLSGDAQGNVFNVNADTVATRVAAKLGAAKLFLVSNVPGVLANKDDPSTRLPTLTPAEARAKIASGVIQGGMIPKVEESLEMLEEGIEAIHIVGISPNDAVLREAEKPGSHGTAFLRG, from the coding sequence ATGAGCGCGCTCACCGACTTCCGGGGGCGCTGGTTCGTCGTGAAGATCGGCGGCGAGCTGGCCATGGACAAGCCGAAGCTCGCCGCGAGCGTGGGCGCCGCCGTGCGCGCCTTCCTCGACGCGGGCATCCGCGTGACCGTCATCCACGGTGGCGGGCCCCAGGCCACCGAGATGCAGAAGAGGCTCGGGCTTCAGCCGAAGATGGTCGCCGGCCGCCGCTACACCGACGAGGCCACCCTCGAGGTGATGAAGATGACGCTCGCGGGCCAGGTGTCCGTGGACGTGGCCTCCGCCTTTCGCATCGCCGGTGTCCCCGCCCTGTGCACCACCGGCATGTCCGCCGGGCTCGTCGACGCGAAGCGCCGTCCTCCCAAGGTCATGAGCGGCGCGGGGCCGGAGCCCGTGGACCTCGGCCTGGTGGGCGACATCACCGGCGTGGACACCGCGCTCTTCCAGCGCATCGCCGACGCGGGCTTCGTCCCCGTGCTCGGCTCGCTCTCCGGGGACGCCCAGGGCAACGTCTTCAACGTCAACGCGGACACCGTGGCCACCCGTGTGGCCGCGAAGCTCGGCGCCGCCAAGCTGTTCCTCGTGTCCAACGTGCCCGGCGTGCTCGCCAACAAGGACGACCCCTCCACCCGCCTGCCCACCCTCACCCCCGCCGAGGCCCGCGCGAAGATCGCCTCCGGCGTCATCCAGGGCGGCATGATTCCCAAGGTGGAGGAGAGCCTGGAGATGCTCGAGGAGGGCATCGAGGCCATCCACATCGTGGGCATCTCTCCCAACGACGCCGTGCTGCGCGAGGCCGAGAAGCCCGGCAGTCACGGCACCGCGTTCCTACGCGGGTAG
- a CDS encoding phospholipase D-like domain-containing protein gives MVLPPGFEAFRHALYQSTRLRLEPGHRVELVENGRIFDEVVEAIRQATESVHILVFIWRPSEPSDRIVEALCERARAGVACRVIVDPVGSEEVRGEHDFDPKVEQRLREGGVEVHYFRPLSGRWLGRLLGRTHHKLVILDGQLGFTGGFGIWKSWQGEGDSPEEWRDTNVRVQGPAVREMQLAFARTWQECGGALLPESCFPELEHEGEGYAAFVESTGGHGLSDAERMLRMVFAAARRRLWIANAYFTPPKAILEQLLEKRKQGVDVRVLAAGPVHDWRIVRASQRATYEQMLKGGVRIWEYQPSMLHSKTVLADDWLCTVGSTNLDALSLHRMREGSIVVADRRLASKLEKCWERDLAHAKEMTLAHGGRTNPWRRFARRVTQLLAVDR, from the coding sequence ATGGTGCTGCCGCCCGGGTTCGAGGCCTTCCGCCATGCGCTCTACCAGTCCACCCGACTGCGGCTCGAGCCGGGGCACCGGGTGGAGCTGGTGGAGAACGGGCGCATCTTCGACGAGGTCGTCGAGGCCATCCGCCAGGCCACCGAGTCCGTCCACATCCTCGTCTTCATCTGGCGCCCGAGCGAGCCGTCGGACCGCATCGTGGAGGCGCTGTGCGAGCGCGCGCGGGCCGGAGTCGCCTGCCGTGTCATCGTGGATCCGGTGGGCAGCGAGGAGGTCCGCGGCGAGCACGACTTCGACCCGAAGGTGGAGCAGCGGCTGCGCGAGGGAGGTGTCGAGGTGCACTACTTCCGGCCCCTGTCGGGCCGGTGGCTGGGCCGGCTCCTGGGGCGCACCCACCACAAGCTCGTCATCCTCGATGGGCAGTTGGGCTTCACCGGGGGCTTCGGCATCTGGAAGTCGTGGCAGGGCGAGGGCGACAGTCCCGAGGAGTGGCGCGACACCAACGTGCGTGTGCAGGGCCCCGCGGTGCGCGAGATGCAGCTCGCCTTCGCGCGCACGTGGCAGGAGTGTGGCGGTGCGCTGCTCCCGGAGAGCTGCTTCCCCGAGCTGGAGCACGAGGGCGAGGGGTACGCCGCCTTCGTGGAGAGCACGGGAGGTCATGGGCTGTCCGACGCCGAGCGCATGCTGCGCATGGTGTTCGCCGCCGCGCGCCGGAGGCTGTGGATCGCCAACGCCTACTTCACCCCGCCCAAGGCCATCCTCGAGCAGCTGCTGGAGAAGCGGAAGCAGGGGGTGGACGTACGGGTGCTCGCGGCGGGGCCCGTGCATGACTGGCGCATCGTGCGGGCCTCGCAGCGCGCCACCTACGAGCAGATGCTGAAGGGCGGGGTGCGCATCTGGGAGTACCAGCCCTCGATGCTGCACTCGAAGACGGTGCTCGCGGACGACTGGCTGTGCACGGTGGGCTCCACCAACCTGGACGCGCTGTCGCTCCACCGGATGCGCGAGGGCTCGATTGTGGTGGCCGACCGGCGGCTCGCCTCCAAGCTGGAGAAGTGCTGGGAGCGGGACCTGGCACACGCGAAGGAGATGACGCTCGCACATGGAGGACGCACCAATCCGTGGCGGCGGTTCGCGCGGCGGGTGACGCAGTTGCTGGCCGTGGACCGTTAG
- a CDS encoding type VI immunity family protein has product MRYPRLRYHDKDGGLRACDALVMSFYMRHPNDRIAPAVIRALELFRERIRPYQLAWNDTGEGQAEPLDAASWERTRRKTLAPGPDTAAFIQMWDDPHRFAGFHVDYRGLDVVPLPWPYRQDDVSVLYLRMPTEYLEEQGPDRIRALALDMAKELPFNSGYVDFVLCSSRGEPDEALELIRPRYPGVHLAWSGANMHMNTWVDGVHWMNFLGQPVLGKLGGVAGLRQHLALPGISIQEMSDDRVLVTLGEQPEVGDIEAGQTLPMHRALARLLEPHLYHCKPIFGGPSSEPLLRWERRFLD; this is encoded by the coding sequence ATGCGCTACCCGCGATTGCGATACCACGACAAGGACGGCGGGCTGCGCGCATGTGATGCCCTGGTCATGAGCTTCTACATGCGACACCCCAACGACCGGATCGCCCCCGCCGTCATACGTGCTCTGGAACTCTTCCGTGAACGGATTCGGCCCTACCAGCTTGCCTGGAACGACACGGGTGAGGGGCAAGCCGAGCCACTCGACGCTGCTTCCTGGGAAAGAACCCGCAGGAAAACATTGGCGCCAGGGCCCGACACGGCCGCCTTCATACAAATGTGGGATGACCCTCACCGGTTCGCGGGATTCCACGTGGACTATAGGGGGCTGGATGTCGTCCCCCTTCCCTGGCCCTACCGACAGGATGATGTGAGCGTCCTGTACCTGCGCATGCCCACGGAGTACCTGGAAGAGCAGGGCCCGGACCGCATCCGTGCGCTCGCTCTCGACATGGCGAAGGAGCTCCCCTTCAACTCGGGCTATGTGGACTTCGTCCTCTGCTCGTCCCGTGGAGAGCCTGATGAGGCCCTCGAGCTCATCCGCCCGCGCTACCCGGGAGTCCACCTCGCCTGGAGCGGGGCGAACATGCACATGAACACCTGGGTGGATGGGGTACATTGGATGAACTTCCTCGGGCAGCCCGTGCTCGGGAAGCTCGGAGGGGTGGCCGGCCTGCGCCAGCACCTGGCGCTCCCGGGAATCTCCATTCAGGAGATGAGTGACGACCGCGTCCTCGTCACCCTCGGTGAGCAGCCAGAAGTGGGAGACATCGAAGCAGGCCAGACGCTCCCCATGCACCGTGCGCTCGCTCGGCTCCTCGAGCCACACCTCTACCACTGCAAACCCATCTTCGGAGGCCCGAGCTCCGAGCCACTCCTCCGCTGGGAGCGCCGCTTCCTGGACTGA